TACACAGGTGGTCACACCGTTTGCTTAAATGTCTAGTAAGTGTTGTTCGAATTCTGAACTCCTGAGTTAGATCTCGTACAAGATGTTGCTTATGTTGAGTATTTTTACACACCTGGATGCACAAGTGTTTGCTGATTGCTACCGGAACAATATCCGGACATATTTGTCCGTAAGCTAAACATGATTGCAAGGCTTTTGATATCTTTTGACGAATTCCAACGCTACGTTGAAACATCTCAGCGCAACTTAATGAAGTCCCAGCCAAAAAGGCTAATAAAAGGTTCTCTGTAGATATCATCTAGAATCAGATCCATGCCGTTACGGTGTTCTGCTGTGCGAACTGAAATTCTACCATTTTATGTATCAATCCTCAAATCAAAAGATTTGTACACTATCGCCGTAAGCAAAGGCTTCAACACACACTGTATCTGCCCTGctagaagcaaaaaaagcacagaaTATAGAGGATCCACTTTCGCAAATAAATCGAACTGCTACTCGATCAACATGTACAACAAAGACATAAATAACGTTTGGGACACCGGTAAATGGGATCGTTTACACCTAGCGTACTAGATGACTGGGAGACAATTTTGCAATACTTTTTCTCTCACTTATCCACTAACTATGTACAAGCAGTGCCGAATAGAACCAAAACTTCTACGGACGCCGGACTGACGCATTACTTCGGCAGCAGGAACGGAAGCATCAAATCCTTTCGTGAACCATTCGTTTAGAGTAAGTTTAAATAGTAAGCTACAGTTATAGACGTCATGGAAGCATTTCAGAaacagttagcataacgaGGCATCCATTATTGACCTGTTCTAGTGGTCCCTGCTGTGTGATGTATGTGAAAATTTGGTCTGACTGGACTTTCATCTGCAACAGTGCTCTGTAAATGTGAATTAGCCAAGATTAATATTCTGCGAGTGTGCGAGTATGCTGCAATGGATGGgaatttaaacgaatgattaGCGTTCGATATTGTTGCGAGCAGTTTCATCATAGCGGGCGCTTAAACATCCAGCAAAAGCATCTGCAAAGCGTCTCACAAATCAATGAATGAATTGAACTTTACgacggaaaaaaataaaaatcagtcTCTACCGTTTACCAGTGGTTTGTCACCGCGTTTGAATGAGATTTTTACGCCCTTCTTTCGTTCACCGTAATTCGTACTGCCAATTGGTTTAATGGTGATCAACCGTCGCATCATTCAATCCCACCCTTTAACCACAGTGACACATTATTGCTGAACCTAGCATGGCGAAACCACCGCGCACTGTTTGTTGGGGTTAAATTTGGTCGCTgtttcgagcagtttggtTCGTGGGACAAATGGGACGCGAGGGGCAGTGCAACGTCTCTTCGATCTCCGATCATAGATATAGCAAATGCACAGTGGCACCGTACACAACGAGAGTGCTTAGGCTAAGGAAACTACAGCAGGATAATGCTTTGTAGCGGTTGCGCTGCTCGGATACCGAGCTGGTGGGGAGCAATTCGTGCCAGGAGGAAGCTGTAGGAGATCCTGGaactgaaaaaagaaacagcggaatagaagaagaagaacaggAAGGTTTCGTATTAGCGCGCGACGCTCATTCCAACGCAcaaatgaacacacacacacacacagatacgaTGGTACGGTTAcaatacatacacaaacacacccatgTTGAtaggaaaacaatcgaaaccacacaaaaatgtCATCCTGCGACATGCGATCTTAACCATGATGCTACTGGACATAGACACAACAGAATACAAACATGCACAAATCACACAATATCAACCACCTTGGGACCACCGGTAACATTCCAGATGTGCAGGACATGCCATGCCTATCCGAACGGTCCATCAATCTTTGCGCGATGCTTATCGCCATGCTGCTGCCGGTGAGCTAACGTGCAGGATGTAGTAGTTTGGCGAGTCCGTCCTGTTCGAAGCATCGTTTTAGCACTTTGAAGGAAGTTTAGacatgctgctgttgctgaaatCAAACATTACTACACACATTACAAAcatgcatacacacaacagCATTCTACGAAGGAGCCTAACGGTAACATGTGCACTAAATAAAAGAAGGACTGTAAAAAGTTCGCAAAGAGTTCCTGGGGAATTGTAGTGGCATAGCTATGCTAAGACAAGAAATAATGAACTTTTGTCAGTGTGATGTCAGATAAACTTTAAGAACTGTTGCGGGAGCAGAAGAGATAGCTTCTATTACGAAAACCAGAGCGAATTACGCTCAGTTTTCGTAAAGAGACAAGGTCTTTCAGATTTAGATTCAATTGAAAGTCTTTGAGTGAACGTCATAAAAGGAGGATCTACTGCTATACTTTTATAGTCTAAATAGAGGAACAGTAACTGATCGCAAAAGCGTCAGCAAAACTGAAGAAAAACTAAACTCAGACATTCATTTTTGCATGGACTATTCCCAATGTTAAAGGCTAAATAACCTTCTTCATCGCCTTTCGAGACTAGTCCATACTTTTGTTAATACAATCATAATGTTAGCACTGTAATGTTTAAGAATCATTCATACCTGCGAAAATTAAATAcacaaagaagaaaacgacATGCTTCAAGACACGATTGGTTACAGACTGGGCTTGCCTGAACCTTAAGCACATGCAACAACACATGCTGTAGCGGCATTcaaaatgggtttttttgctgaaacATTTAGCGTGCTGTCACAGAAGAGTGGTATAAAAATCAGTGAACTAACCCAGCCACTAACAAAACCCCATATAACTATGTTGAGCCAAATCTTATGACCATTCGATATCTTCTGACTGGTTCAGGTGCATGCGTTAGTGGCAAAATGTAGCTTGCAGATCAAACACGATCATTTGGGGATTGATGCGACAACAGAAATATGAGCGATATGCAGTTCTCGTATGAGCGTGTTGCGGGAGATGTTATTGGTTGTGGAGTTTTAGTGGAAATGCAAATCAAATGCTCGAAATCTATGATCGGATAACGACAAGATAGAAAATATAGGAAAGGagacagaagaagaagaatagcCAAAGGTCGCTTTCGTCACAACAAGtagtgaaaggaaaattgaagTTCATGACAAGAAAATGTCTCAAAATGCAGCACGAAACATTCATCACTAATTTTGCTGTATAATAATTGGTAAAAGAACGAGTGTCCGTTAAGGGTagtgtttgatttgtgttACGCATTTGCTTGCTAGTAATATGTAATACTTTCAAGTTTAGTAGTTTTGAACCGTAACGTTCTGTCAGTTTCATCTCAGGGGCATGCATATTTGGTGGCATGATTTACTTGTTTACTCGTTTGTTTACTACCATCCAACGCTAATACCGTCCGTCATCCCCATAGCacgcgtttttttcttgttggctTGATAGgtttttggttaatttttaCTAACggttttaatatgttttcgCTCTGTATGATGCCAGTGGCAGTTGTGGAGTTTACTCGAGCGCAAATTGTACGAGTTGTACGAGTGTATGTTCCAAAATGAAAAAACCAAGCTAATGCAAGACACTATGTATGTACGGCAAATACGGAGTGTACCCTAAAAATCCATATCATCTAAGTCTTCCTCCTCCACAAAGTTGATAGCATGACCGGGATGTGTAAGATTACCTTCGTCGAGCTCGTCCAGCTCGTCCGCGAGCTCGGCAGACGGTTGCAGCACGTCGTCCATATCGAGCTCGGCATCGGAATCGGACTGTTGCGAGGTATCCTGCAGATCGTTGCTCACCGTCGTCGGTTTGGTGGTGGGTCGGGCTGTTGCTAATGGAAACGGTGCCGTTGGTCGGACTGTTCGCGCGATCATCAACGAGGCCGGTTTGGGTTGGCTCAATTTGCTGGTCACTATACTCGCGCTTACCAGCTTGGCTTTTGCTGGACCACTAGGTTTGGTGTGATTGGTGCCATTCCGTTTTCCGTTGACCGCTTGTTGTGGCTGCTGGTTAGGTTTTTTCGGTTTCCGAGATGGGCCAGCACTTCCACcgttcggtggtggtgttCCGTTTCGCGGACCCGATGGGAGCTTCTTCGTTGGTTTTGGCTTCCGGGTATTTGGTGTTGCTGTGAGTTGGGCGTACGGTTGACCCGGACGGTTGGGCCCACCGTTGCTAATACTTGCTATTAGACTATTTgcattgctgctgttgctaatactactactgctactgctgctgctgctggtgacaTTGCTGAGAATGGCTGACTGGTTGGTGCCTGCGCTACTGCTACCTACGGAACTATTGCTACTGCTAGGGCTGATACTGCCACTATCGCTACTAATACTACTACCGCCCCGGGGCTGTCCCTGGTTGGGGCCTGCCTTCTTCTTACCACTATTTGTACCACCTACACCTGTGCCCGGCACACCCGGTCGGAAGCATTGCTCTCCCGGCACCTCATCCTCGCGACATTTCCGtcgctttttcttcttcttctgtcgCAGCCCGTCCTTGTCGTCTTTACCAGAGGTATTCGGTTGACTGTTCTtcttaccaccaccaccaccacccacggAAGAGACCGCTCCTACAGCCTTCGCCGATGCAGCCTGTGGACCACAGACCGGTCTGGGGCGCATTTCCTTAGCCGTCAACTCTTCCAAGGGTTGCCCCGTTTCGCACAGCTGGTTCAGTCCGTGGCGGACGTGATCAGCACCGAACAGCCGCGAGATGAGCTGCTCCACTCGATCGTGGGCCACCGTTTGGGTGAGCGCCTTCGTGTAGGTAGCTAGCTTGCCGAGCGTTCGGTTGACTGGGATCTGGATTTTGCGTGGCTGGCCCGTTTTATTGAGCGCTAGGTACAGCGTCCGCCGAGCATTCGAGTGTTGTGTGGACGAATAAGTGTTGTAGTGATGCTGCTCCATCTGCTCGTTGAAGATGCAATCGTCGGTGAATTCTTTCTGCAATGGAGAAAATTcaatagaaagaaagaaagaaagaagaactTTAATCAAGTGTCTGGTACTACGTCTTAATTTGGTGTAAAGGGCGGCGCCACCAAACATATGCTACCATGTTAGTGCGTTTGGAATTGTAATTATGTACATCGGACCAAACGCTTTGTAGAATCGGCGACACTTTTGCGCAATTTGTTGTACGAGATAATCGAGTTAACGCCATCGGCTTAATGTCTTAATATGGACCACGCGAAGCAGTTGACAACCGTACAGCGAGTTGCTTTCGTTGCACATTGCGGTTGACACCGTTTTAATCATTAGCATCATTTCGCGTGGACACGAATTAATTAGAATACATAATTGCGTTTGGAACCGGGGGATGCATGGTTGGGGCAAGGGTTGAAGACATGTCGCCCGTTGACCATGTGAACGAGTGTCGCCGTTAAATGATATTCTTCCGGGATGTTTACTGTCGGTGAAATTCAATCTACCCCATTTGGTCAAGTGACGATCGTTGCTGAGGTGCAAGTGGCGACCTACTGTGTGGTATGACAAGTGCATGCATGCAGGAGAACGCTCGTTACGATCGGTTCTTGCACTCAGACACTGCACGGCGACTTCCCTCTTGGTGACTTCCCATGATACCGTAGACAACCTTCCGAGAACTCTATGCCTAATGCTGCTGCTCACCAAACAACGGACAGATCTATTCTCAAGAAAAAGAGTGCTGCACGCGTATGTCCGGGGTATATCAATGGAATGGGAGTGTTTCTATCACGCGTGTTTTTAGATACACCGATAGTTTTCGGTTCTCCCAGACAGAAGCAACCGTCGCGAAGTGGCTCCAAGGGAACAAGGAAAACCAATGTGAAGGAAACCACAAAAAGTACAAATCATCACAATTTCAATGTCCCGTAGCGCACAGGTGTTGGAAGGATCACCGCTCGGTGTCCTGCAAGCGtacgaaagagaaagagaaggcaATCTGATGTTATTCTAGGTGTACGATCCTGGCTCCATAGCCATCCGGAGGTGCTGGCGGGACACACAGGGTCGTcggaaaagtaataaaatttgaatgtttattgGACAGGTTGATAAAGGGGTGAAGCAATCCGAACGATCGAAGCTAACGAGGCGATCAAAGGAAAGTATTATTAACAATCAATATTGGGACATCGAAGTCGTTAACGCCACAAAAAGGTCGTCATGGTGACTGGAAATGGATCGTTGTGCAGCGTTTCTTTGTCTCTCGTTTTATCTTCTTTCCTACACCTTCAGTATCCTTTTTGGAGAAGTATCGAAGACAAAACtttggatctttttttttacttcgggACAAGGTCCTTCGATGACACTTGGTGTGAAAATATCTAAAGATCATGATAAAATTGCTCACAAATCGCACGTCTTAATGAAAGATTTTGACGATGTCCATAAACATGAAGGGTCTCGGTAGAGGAAGTTATCGTGTGTAAATATCTTAGATCGGTGTCAAGTTAAGCAGGAAGTTAACAtgttttttcacacttttaaaACCACACGTGGATGATGTCTGTTTAGTAAAACTTTGATCACTTCATAAACTACGTGGGTTAGAACATTGAGCGTGATCTTCTGGAGAATATATGGTATGGAGATCGTTCTAAGAGTTCAGCTAGTGGATgagataaacataaaacaaacgaacttATAAAACTTTAATCAATCATTACGCAGTACACCATCATCCAAAAACTCGGCTGGtccattcttctttccatcAGCACCAACAATCAGTGAGGTCTATGTCACCAATTCTGACAAGCATTTTATGCAGCCGGTGGTCTCATCGTAAATGCGTATCACAACATCCCGACTGTACTTCTTCTCAGCCTAAGAGTTTTCACTTTCCTCGGAAGCTGCTACCGTTGCTCTGATGGCGGCACTAGGCAAATAAGCAACCTCGTACGCAAGGCAATTAGCTTGTCCATACATCATTGTACACCTTGCAGATCCGACATTCGCTTGCACCGTCCCGGTAGCATTTATTGCGGCGACTTTTATGGCttaattaaattgcatttgttttatttgacttgCTCGTACAGACAGTGCACGGCTATGGACTACAAATTGGTTATTCGCCTGCTAGCGGAGTTGGTCCATATTTGAGTAACGTATGCACCGTGCCAATCTAGAATTGCATTCTCGATACCGCAGACTGTTGTGATTGATGATCAGTTTGTTGGTAGGAGAAAGGATGGATGCCATGGAAAGGTTTTACTAGGCACACCCAGGGCGGACGGTTGTGACTCGAGCAGGAGTCAATCAGGCGTGAAATGATCGAGAGAGCGACATACACTAACGAGAGTCAACCGAGAAGATGCTGGACCCGATAGGAGATGGTACGATTGACAGATGATTTCGGTTCCCGTCAAGTAGGTACATTTTTTCACTCTGACCACCCAGCCTGTATGTGTTTGCAGACTGACCACCGCACAGGATAGCGTTAAAGCTTGCCACCGTATTCCACCGATGAAGCCATTCATAACAGAATGATCGTAAGAAGCTGCATCGTATAGTGGGCAGAACTCAACTCGAAGAAACATCTCTACGGTTAACCTTCCCCTTTTGGGAAAGCATAATGAAGACATAGGCATGAACGGCCAGAACCAGTATGGGATGGGAATAAATTACACTCATTTATGCTTATTTATTGCTATGCTGTTTTTTGCTGCTAAGTGGCTTAACTGCTTTGCGGTGCTAGAATGGTTCAAAGACCAGAAGCGTTGGTTGGTGCTGCCCAACGagggaatggtttgttttgcatttggcACATTGCAAATTGATGCATCGGGAGAGTGCCTTTCTGGGTTGCGTTGTGATGAAGAATCTCGTTTTGATGGTGGAAGGTACCATTACACTATTTTATTACTAAGTAGTGTAGCAAAGTATTATCTGTCGATCGACCAGTTATGACAGATATCCACCAGATACCGGGAAGCTGAAAATAGCATCATAAATAATCCAAAGATCGTTCGaccatttgattgttttgctctGAATGTATGTAAACTTTTTTCATCGGATTTACCACTTAGCATTCCTCTGAACTGTCGGagatgttttataaaaaaatgcgttattaaatttttttttccgtgAATAGCAAAATGATTTAcacttttccgtttttttcttgtaggTTTTAACTTCCCTTCCCATTTTGAACAACTTTAATGAAGCAGTCAGGTTAACCCAAATATGAATGCTTTTTTGATAAAAGATTTCCTCCTTACACCTTTCTCTTGCGGGGAAAGAAGTGTGACTTCCGTTTTAAATTATGCAGAAGatagtttttttcttggtttcaGCCAGCGAATAAATCACAACCGAACATAAGGAAGGAGACATAAAAAATGCCCTATAGCTGTATCAAGCACAACGCAGTGAAGATGCATCGAAGCTGGAGATTTTTTGCTCCTTTGTTTGATCGCTACAACGGAAGACAGATCGACAGCGTGATTAAGATATGCAGCCTTTTTGTTCGCAATTTTGGGATGCTCCCAAAGGGTTTTTGGCTGCTTTTTatatttgctttcttctttaGCCATGTTTTCTTCCAGTTTAACAGAGAAAGTAACCACTGAACTTTCAAGTTGATTAACACAGGATAGAAATAACTTTTCATCGGCAACTCCGAGGTTCGTAGCAGAGTTATTAAACGTATTATAAATGTTACTAACATTCAAGGCCAAAAACGATGCGAtatcgaaaacaaaagcccTAATCTTACCACCTCTACCGGTGATCACAAAATGCTAAGGGTTTCTGTCAAAAGCTGTTGATTGATTCCGTTTAAACCCGTTTGGAGTGCATAGGGAACTCGATAGCTTCGTGGGAGCAGATTGCGTCGATTAGACCAACCCAAAAAAACTCCACAGTCGCTCCACAAGCTTATCAACTGCAGTGCGTAAAGGTGACCAATCAATTAGGCATGGTTATGCAACGGAGTTATGCTGAGGGAAGATATCGTATGGCCCGATATTCCAGCTCGAGCCCCACCGTCACATAAGAGGATTTAGGGCTCGAACAGTCCTACAGATTGCATCGAGTGAAAGTGAATGAGATCAGGAGGTGTATATGTTTATGGTATGATGTATACGATTAGCAtaaagtgtttaaaattttgttattttaatccGTTTTGAATGTATTATCAAAAACTAAACGATGGtagcattattttaaaaatgttaaatgatAGTAACATGGGTGTCATCGCCAATATGTTCCAATTGGCTTGTCTCTTTTGTGATGAGATTTGCTACTATGGACGGTTTGAATCGTAACGTAAAGCTCTTTCTTTGTCTTACTTAACGCTATGCACATTTATGACCTATTTAGGCTCTTTATGTGATGCGACCTATGTATTTTAGCCCTTCGAATGAATTGTATGGTTCCATCATGTATAGATTAAAGCAATGCCTTAAGCTTAAGCCATGTTCtgaatttttattcttttccattAGGAAATCATTTCTGCAAAGTTTGCAAAATTACGGCTGACTCAGGCAGCATAACTTGTGAAATAACAATACACATATAGACAAATAAATTCTACATccaaaaaatacatttgacTAACAAATGTGGTTAACCGTTAGCCGAAACGTAGCACGACAGCTGACTTAAGCATGGAAATGGCTAGTGAAATGGTTACGCGCTTTTTGTATTTTGCCATGCCGGTAGAAAACTGGACAAACAGCTAGGCCAGCCGACTTTGATGCTAATTTACGAGCATTGTGCCTTTTGTTTATCATTGCCCGGTAGAAGAACGGGTAGAAGACTGTTTATTGGAGTTGGAAGATAAAACGTAAATAAAGGTGTCGTCTCACCTGGCTCTTGTTTATGGAATAATTTCTCCCCAAGATAAGAGCGCCAAGGATCCGTTAAAATAGGCaggattatttaaaacataatactACCGTATGTTTGTCAGATTTTGTTGATCGCTTTGGAAGATTCGCGAAGTTTAGGAGAAACTTCATTTGTGCCGCGAAACTAATCAAATTACACCATGATTCTTTGACCGTACAAAATAGCTGAGAAATTGCAAGATTTGTGAGAAATTTTTACAAACCCTTGAAGTTTTCGATCGATTCATTCCTACCGTGAATTTCTACGCATACTGTGTAcgtattttctgttttgtctTGCTAGCCTCACACTTACTACATTGTTGTACAGAGCCACTTTTTGGCACGCATATCGCGCTAATGTGTTACGTGTGTCTTTACCTAACTTCATACGCTTCATTCTTCGGcgttgaatttttatttcaaaattaaaaatttaaatacatttacCAACCctcaaaacattccaaatttGATATACTGCAAGGACTTGTAGTACTTCATACTTATACTTGCAATACATAGGAAACTAAACTATTTTCCGCTTTTCAAGCAGTACTACCTCTAGGGATTTCAGTACAGCGCAAGAATAGAAATATTTCGCACGCATCACCGACAGTCAAGTGCAACGCAAGCTCCCAAAACGTGAGCTGACATACCTGACGCATTACCGCTGTAATATACGAAACCATTCGAACACGGTCAGTGCACTGGGTCGATGAGTAAGTGTTTTCCGTGCGTTCAAAAGACATCCCTAGACGgagtgttcctttttttcttgcttctgtTGGGTCAAAAATAGTGAACGCGCTTGACAAAATAGGGGACACCGTGTCGAtggattattttcggggcAGACAAATCGATTCGAGGTGTCGGATTGTGGTTGTTAGCTCCGTCGGTCGTTATTTTTCCTCATTGTGTAAGAAACCAGTTAGGTTATGATCGTCTCATAACGATTATGCTGATCGTCCCAGCAATATGCAAACAGCGCTCAAGATGAAACTCGTGCCGCCATATATTCCATAATTAAACCTTCGCTTAGgcaaaaattgtaataaaattgccAATATTCGTACCAAACAACGAGCTAGCACACATCAAAGAATGTTCACTCCACCTCCCGAAAGCTTCAGTAAAACCCAATTTTACAACATGAACGTAAAAACGCACATTCCGCTAATGGTACCGGAATCTGCTGCAAGCATCCCGGGTCAATGACCGACCAACGAAACCGGCGTGCGTAGGGATTGCGTATGCAAACCCGGTGGACCATTCGTTACCCTTGGTGCGTATGTCGCCGGTGTTTGTGCGTGAGGGGTTTCCAACACCTTTCCTTTTCCGcaaactcttttttttctcatattTTCTTTTACGACCCTATAATACAGTCGGCTATtt
This region of Anopheles marshallii chromosome 2, idAnoMarsDA_429_01, whole genome shotgun sequence genomic DNA includes:
- the LOC128706756 gene encoding uncharacterized protein LOC128706756: MLSGRIRRRALALLGALLLVILVWPPCCATMPKPMDVVPPSAPWDVVPPARPHPAAAVLPVPVQPWTNGVGTVAAKRHHVPLGLDGERQQQDQEQQDPAESERRKSRRVSEFYRLLRALSPIAQPAPTVEPNERRQSEVSAVQLNLPTRENSAVRDARDYLIEPIDKNKSQSVRSSALDPTTQDNAPGRVHARFDDTDPSPALMRGRREAVPTNAHRHQHQIGPGGPLNGTGVWHGRRGGGGRHHHQQAQQQQHRNNESNLERNERSANLSHITGATRKIQLFIKNRYIQLLPDGTVNGTYDELSDYTILQRTTVGIGQIKIQAVATCLFLCMDTCGSVYGSKEFTDDCIFNEQMEQHHYNTYSSTQHSNARRTLYLALNKTGQPRKIQIPVNRTLGKLATYTKALTQTVAHDRVEQLISRLFGADHVRHGLNQLCETGQPLEELTAKEMRPRPVCGPQAASAKAVGAVSSVGGGGGGKKNSQPNTSGKDDKDGLRQKKKKKRRKCREDEVPGEQCFRPGVPGTGVGGTNSGKKKAGPNQGQPRGGSSISSDSGSISPSSSNSSVGSSSAGTNQSAILSNVTSSSSSSSSSISNSSNANSLIASISNGGPNRPGQPYAQLTATPNTRKPKPTKKLPSGPRNGTPPPNGGSAGPSRKPKKPNQQPQQAVNGKRNGTNHTKPSGPAKAKLVSASIVTSKLSQPKPASLMIARTVRPTAPFPLATARPTTKPTTVSNDLQDTSQQSDSDAELDMDDVLQPSAELADELDELDEVPGSPTASSWHELLPTSSVSEQRNRYKALSCCSFLSLSTLVVYGATVHLLYL